From the genome of Deinococcus roseus, one region includes:
- a CDS encoding aspartate aminotransferase family protein — MPSSYVRTDDVLSERYSSSRALEHEIAHGNTDLIKALTILGCVGPFKTVSPWEYQDPQGKRLINTGGYSAVPFGDGYPPLVKFLQSYLENLHSIGLPQQSASNWRAALEFNLIKLLASQDPTHADSKVFFSNSGAEANEAAIKFAKAARPRAKHILNFRRAYHGKTQMTMSLTPNPSIQKDFGPLAPNIHTHPYGDLDAVKTTIKKLGADNVVAVILEPLQGEAGVILPPEGFLKGLSEVCQATGILLIVDEIQSGLGRTGSWFASTDGGMQPDIITLAKPLGGGMAAVGATIYRKWIFDKVLGGLDCKRHSNTFGGNSLAMAVGLKSLEILIDENLPERSARMGKLALDRLKGIQQKYPEFITDVRGKGMLMAMVFRDITRLGVVQANKDLAELVSEASGLLALRQFYQNGLILNLSLNSTRTLRLTPALTMPDDLFNEMLNRVEATARKNPRASRLLVNTPPKTLLDLVKFAT, encoded by the coding sequence ATGCCTTCAAGCTATGTCCGCACCGACGATGTTCTCTCAGAGCGCTACAGCAGCTCACGCGCCCTGGAGCATGAAATCGCCCATGGCAACACCGATCTGATCAAGGCCCTGACCATTCTGGGCTGTGTGGGTCCTTTCAAAACCGTCAGTCCCTGGGAGTACCAGGATCCCCAGGGCAAACGCCTGATCAACACCGGGGGATACTCTGCAGTGCCCTTCGGGGATGGATACCCTCCTCTGGTGAAGTTTCTGCAGAGCTACCTGGAAAACCTGCACAGCATTGGACTGCCCCAGCAATCTGCTTCCAACTGGCGGGCTGCACTGGAGTTCAACCTCATCAAACTGCTGGCCTCCCAGGACCCCACCCACGCAGATTCCAAGGTGTTCTTCTCCAACTCTGGTGCAGAAGCCAACGAGGCAGCCATCAAATTTGCCAAGGCTGCACGCCCCAGAGCCAAACACATCCTGAATTTCCGCAGGGCTTACCACGGCAAGACCCAGATGACCATGTCCCTGACCCCCAACCCCAGCATCCAGAAGGATTTTGGACCGCTGGCCCCCAACATACACACCCATCCTTATGGGGATCTGGATGCCGTCAAAACCACCATCAAGAAACTGGGCGCAGACAATGTGGTGGCGGTCATTCTGGAACCCTTGCAAGGTGAGGCTGGTGTCATTTTGCCTCCCGAAGGATTCCTCAAAGGCCTGAGTGAGGTGTGTCAGGCCACCGGAATCCTGCTGATCGTGGATGAGATCCAGTCTGGTCTGGGCCGCACAGGAAGCTGGTTTGCCAGCACTGACGGGGGCATGCAGCCCGACATCATCACCCTGGCAAAACCCCTGGGTGGCGGCATGGCGGCTGTCGGGGCCACCATTTACCGCAAGTGGATTTTTGACAAAGTTCTGGGCGGCCTGGATTGCAAACGGCACTCCAACACCTTTGGAGGGAACTCGCTGGCCATGGCGGTGGGCCTGAAATCCCTGGAAATCCTGATCGATGAAAACCTGCCAGAACGCTCTGCACGCATGGGAAAACTTGCCCTGGACCGCTTAAAAGGCATCCAGCAGAAATACCCTGAATTCATCACCGATGTGCGCGGCAAAGGGATGCTGATGGCGATGGTGTTCCGGGACATCACCAGACTGGGCGTGGTGCAGGCCAACAAAGACCTGGCAGAACTGGTTTCAGAAGCTTCCGGGCTGCTGGCCCTGCGGCAGTTTTACCAGAATGGCCTGATTCTGAACCTGAGCCTCAACAGCACCCGCACGTTGCGCCTCACCCCTGCCCTGACCATGCCAGATGATCTCTTCAATGAAATGCTGAACCGGGTGGAGGCCACAGCCCGCAAGAATCCCAGGGCCAGCCGTTTGCTGGTGAACACCCCGCCCAAAACCTTGCTGGATCTGGTGAAATTCGCCACCTAA
- a CDS encoding MliC family protein: MKAFSCLFAVLLASVAFAGGGANQTESARYRCEDGTLIVAHYHQKQGVASSVDLVWKGQKFMLPLARSADGGRYFDGHLEWWIAANYGTGWKEVGTLRKVNSRTGQLDIDIYQKCALLK, from the coding sequence ATGAAAGCTTTTTCCTGCCTGTTTGCTGTTTTGCTTGCTTCTGTGGCCTTTGCTGGTGGAGGGGCCAACCAGACCGAATCTGCCCGTTACCGTTGTGAAGATGGAACCCTGATCGTGGCCCATTACCACCAGAAGCAGGGCGTGGCCTCCAGTGTGGATCTCGTCTGGAAAGGCCAGAAGTTCATGCTTCCTCTGGCCAGGTCTGCAGACGGTGGGCGCTATTTCGATGGGCATCTGGAATGGTGGATTGCAGCAAATTATGGCACGGGCTGGAAAGAAGTGGGCACCCTCAGGAAAGTGAATTCCAGAACGGGGCAACTGGACATCGACATTTACCAGAAATGTGCCTTGCTGAAATGA
- a CDS encoding AAA family ATPase: protein MRFVLFYGPPAAGKLTTAQALSELTGIPVFHNHITIDFAKTLGLDFDAPLFWELVDQTRLNTLKFAAQNGISLILTYVFAAGDDEPYIYQVKHLVESQGGQMDFVRLHCPEPELHARIGNPSRKALGKLTDGDILKQLMSEKDFLHKISGVDSLEFDTTQSTPEETARQVAEKLELLQVTL, encoded by the coding sequence ATGCGATTTGTGCTGTTTTATGGTCCTCCAGCCGCTGGAAAACTGACCACAGCCCAGGCCCTGTCAGAACTGACAGGCATTCCGGTGTTCCACAACCACATCACCATTGATTTTGCAAAAACGCTGGGACTGGATTTTGACGCGCCACTGTTCTGGGAACTGGTGGACCAGACCCGACTGAACACCCTGAAGTTTGCTGCGCAGAACGGCATCAGCCTGATCCTGACCTATGTTTTTGCTGCCGGGGACGATGAACCTTATATTTATCAGGTGAAACATCTGGTGGAATCCCAGGGAGGCCAGATGGATTTCGTGCGGCTGCATTGCCCAGAACCAGAACTTCATGCCCGCATTGGCAACCCCTCACGCAAAGCACTGGGCAAATTGACGGATGGGGACATCCTGAAACAGCTCATGTCAGAAAAGGATTTTCTGCACAAGATCTCTGGAGTGGACAGCCTGGAATTTGACACCACCCAGAGCACCCCTGAAGAAACGGCCCGACAGGTGGCAGAAAAACTGGAATTGCTGCAGGTTACCCTTTGA
- a CDS encoding fumarylacetoacetate hydrolase family protein: MRIVRFEKDGHTHWGELDLQLVHVLTGFMGQRTAVNFDLTDVKLLAPATPSKIVCVGRNYADHIKELGNLPASGDLPKEPGLFLKAPNTLADPEQTVEYPSWTENLHFEGELALVIGKKARNIQQENALDYVYGYTCALDLTARDKQRSDLQWFRGKSADHFCPLGPWIETELDPFHLQVTTRINGETRQDGNTEQMIFDIPTVLAYVSQFMTLEVGDVVITGTPDGVGPLSRGDRVEVEVEGIGVLVTHIG, from the coding sequence ATGCGCATTGTTCGATTTGAAAAAGACGGCCACACCCACTGGGGAGAACTGGACCTTCAACTGGTGCATGTCCTGACCGGCTTCATGGGCCAAAGAACCGCAGTCAACTTTGACCTGACCGATGTGAAACTGCTGGCCCCGGCCACCCCCAGCAAGATTGTCTGTGTGGGCCGCAATTATGCCGACCACATCAAAGAGCTGGGCAACCTGCCTGCTTCAGGAGATTTGCCCAAAGAACCCGGTCTGTTCCTGAAGGCTCCCAACACCCTGGCAGATCCAGAGCAGACGGTAGAGTACCCTTCATGGACGGAAAACCTGCACTTTGAAGGTGAGCTGGCCCTGGTGATCGGCAAGAAAGCCAGAAACATCCAGCAGGAGAATGCCCTGGATTATGTTTATGGATACACCTGTGCGCTGGATTTGACGGCCAGAGACAAACAGCGCTCTGACCTGCAGTGGTTCCGGGGCAAGAGTGCAGACCATTTCTGCCCGCTGGGTCCCTGGATTGAAACCGAACTGGACCCCTTTCATTTGCAGGTCACCACCCGCATCAATGGGGAAACCCGCCAGGATGGCAACACCGAACAGATGATCTTTGACATCCCCACCGTGCTGGCCTACGTTTCCCAGTTCATGACCCTGGAGGTGGGAGATGTGGTCATCACTGGGACCCCAGACGGTGTGGGACCCCTGAGCAGGGGAGACCGTGTGGAGGTTGAGGTGGAAGGCATTGGTGTGCTGGTGACGCACATCGGGTAA
- a CDS encoding MFS transporter gives MSLSDVSPEDRSLFSPSYRNVTIGLLLTILTTAFEAMAVATILPEVAKSLDGLGYYGWAFSAFLLSNIIGTIVGGELIDRLGSAKPFAIFLLLFGLGLLAAGSASHMWVFILGRFLQGFGAGGLNAVPFSIMSQLYPDHLRAKLLASISSAWVLPSLFGPLLASSIAAASSWHVVFYSVIPLLVLVSVLTIPTLQRYTHPSENPAPFNMVRFRSSVLLAVGAAVMLAGLGLQGSFWMLPVTLLGLVLTGFASRGIFPAGLLRFARGIPSGIIVRGCSAFAFFGAEAFMPLGLIEIQKFSVTQAGLLLTVGGVSWSIGSILQARMDSRAGPEQREFRVRTGMALLSTGIAIAGLSIVGWLPGLLVVVGWAMSGLGMGLGYATNSLIILGQVKEGESGKVSSQLNSAEVLLAALSAGIGGALVAWGKTADLTLDVPLKLTFLILVGVSLLTWVAGRRVVESS, from the coding sequence ATGTCCCTTTCTGATGTTTCCCCTGAAGACCGCAGTTTGTTCAGCCCCAGCTACCGCAATGTCACCATTGGCCTGCTTCTGACCATCCTCACCACTGCCTTTGAAGCCATGGCAGTGGCCACCATCCTGCCAGAGGTGGCGAAATCTCTGGATGGCCTGGGTTATTACGGCTGGGCCTTCAGTGCTTTTTTGCTCAGCAACATCATCGGGACCATTGTGGGAGGCGAGCTGATTGACCGCCTGGGTTCAGCAAAGCCTTTTGCCATTTTTCTGCTTTTGTTTGGACTGGGGCTGCTGGCTGCAGGTTCTGCATCTCACATGTGGGTGTTCATTCTGGGCCGATTCTTGCAGGGCTTTGGTGCAGGGGGTTTGAATGCTGTGCCCTTCAGCATCATGAGCCAGCTTTACCCGGACCACCTGAGGGCCAAACTGCTGGCCAGCATTTCCAGTGCCTGGGTGTTGCCCTCGCTTTTTGGACCCCTTCTTGCCAGTTCAATTGCTGCAGCATCTTCCTGGCATGTGGTGTTTTACAGTGTGATTCCCTTGCTGGTGCTGGTGTCTGTGCTGACCATCCCAACCCTGCAGCGTTACACCCATCCCAGTGAAAATCCTGCACCTTTCAACATGGTGCGGTTTCGGTCCAGTGTGCTGCTGGCCGTGGGCGCTGCGGTGATGCTGGCTGGACTGGGGTTGCAGGGAAGTTTCTGGATGCTGCCTGTCACCTTGCTGGGCCTGGTTTTGACAGGTTTTGCTTCCAGAGGCATTTTTCCTGCAGGCCTGTTGAGGTTTGCCAGGGGGATTCCCTCTGGAATCATTGTACGGGGCTGCAGTGCTTTTGCCTTCTTTGGGGCGGAAGCCTTCATGCCACTGGGTTTGATTGAGATTCAGAAATTCAGTGTGACCCAGGCGGGTTTGCTCTTGACGGTGGGCGGGGTGTCCTGGTCCATTGGTTCCATTTTGCAGGCCCGCATGGACTCCCGTGCTGGACCAGAGCAACGGGAGTTTCGGGTCAGGACAGGAATGGCCCTGCTGAGCACTGGGATTGCCATTGCCGGTTTAAGCATTGTGGGATGGCTCCCTGGCTTGCTGGTGGTTGTGGGCTGGGCCATGTCTGGACTGGGGATGGGACTGGGTTACGCCACCAACAGCCTGATCATCCTGGGACAGGTGAAAGAAGGGGAATCGGGCAAGGTGTCCTCGCAGCTCAACAGTGCAGAGGTGCTGCTGGCCGCACTTTCTGCAGGCATTGGAGGCGCACTGGTGGCCTGGGGAAAAACCGCAGACCTGACCCTGGACGTGCCCCTCAAACTGACTTTTCTGATTCTGGTTGGGGTGTCCTTGCTGACCTGGGTGGCAGGGAGACGGGTGGTGGAGTCAAGCTAA